A single window of Microbispora hainanensis DNA harbors:
- a CDS encoding UPF0182 family protein, whose amino-acid sequence MRLPRRPRLLIPVLLAVVAIVVLLLVFSGIYTDYLWYDSVSFSSVFSTMLVTQVVLFIVGAALMIAIVGGNMVLAHRTRPMFGPGMFGAPQGADRYRVALDPHRRLVFLVGMGVLALFTGSSTAGLWKTWLQFVNRTPFNEKDAQFGLDLSFFVFTMPFLRMLLNFLFTAVILSIIAATIVHYLYGGFRISSPGGVHATRAARAHLSVLLGVFVLLKAAAYWLDRYSLVFSDRGKTFGASYTDVHAVLPAKGILAVISLICALIFFAGVIRPGGMFPGVAFGLLVLSAVLIGTVYPSLVEQFQVRPNQQSKEQAYIQRNIDATRKAYGVDTAKVTEYSAKTDTDASVLQTEASAIPGMRLLDPSLLSPTFQQKQQIRGYYQFPEQLDIDRYPVDGKPRDTVVAVREIGRPPEGQRNWINDHLVYTHGFGFVAAPGNKVDSSGLPVFSERDIPPVGDLGDYEPRIYFGENSPDYSIVGGPKSARPIELDYPQQGQAGADQNNTGQVNNTYEGKGGVSIGNFFRRLLYAVKYGETNLLLNSNINDESRILYNREPVQRIQQVAPFLTLDRDPYPAVVDGRIVWIVDAYTTSDSYPYSERKSLESLTTDVQSSRLGVPQVPRDEINYIRNSVKATVDAYDGTVTLYAWDESDPVLKTWEKAFGGVVKPASQITPGLRAHLRYPADLFKAQREILTSYHVTDANAFFSGQDFWKVPEDPATGKSKQPPYYVTMKMPGSETERFSLTTTFVPNQRQNMAAFMAVDATASGPNPPLEILQLPSTTAIQGPPQAQNLFESNTTVSTELNLLRGGGTDVLYGNLLTLPFGGGLLYVEPVYIQPRAETSGKYPTLRRVLVLYGEKVGFGPTLSNALEQVFGGTVATPPDQTPDQTANQPPGQVTPPESTSALTSALDRAQQAYDDSQKALSANPPDWKAYGDAQASLKKALDDLAKLKTGTSQTPAPSASPSASGSPPAGATPSPAPSG is encoded by the coding sequence GTGCGCTTGCCCCGACGGCCGCGCCTTCTGATACCCGTGCTGCTCGCCGTCGTGGCGATCGTCGTGTTACTGCTGGTCTTCTCGGGGATCTACACCGACTACCTCTGGTATGACTCGGTGAGTTTCTCCTCGGTGTTCTCCACGATGCTGGTCACCCAGGTGGTGCTGTTCATCGTGGGCGCCGCCCTGATGATCGCCATCGTGGGCGGCAACATGGTGCTCGCGCACCGCACCCGCCCGATGTTCGGGCCGGGGATGTTCGGGGCGCCGCAGGGCGCCGACCGCTACCGGGTCGCGCTCGACCCGCACCGGCGGCTGGTCTTCCTGGTCGGCATGGGCGTCCTCGCCCTGTTCACGGGCTCGTCCACGGCGGGGCTGTGGAAGACCTGGCTGCAGTTCGTGAACCGCACGCCCTTCAACGAGAAGGACGCGCAGTTCGGCCTCGACCTGTCGTTCTTCGTGTTCACGATGCCGTTCCTGCGGATGCTGCTGAACTTCCTGTTCACGGCCGTGATCCTGTCGATCATCGCGGCGACGATCGTGCACTACCTGTACGGCGGGTTCCGGATCTCCTCGCCCGGCGGGGTGCACGCCACCCGGGCCGCCAGGGCTCACCTGTCGGTGCTGCTCGGCGTGTTCGTCCTGCTCAAGGCCGCGGCCTACTGGCTCGACAGGTACAGCCTGGTCTTCTCCGACCGCGGCAAGACCTTCGGCGCGTCGTACACCGACGTGCACGCGGTGCTCCCGGCCAAGGGGATCCTCGCGGTCATCTCGCTCATCTGCGCGCTGATCTTCTTCGCCGGCGTCATCAGGCCGGGCGGGATGTTCCCCGGCGTGGCGTTCGGGCTGCTCGTGCTGTCGGCCGTCCTGATCGGCACGGTCTATCCCTCGCTGGTCGAGCAGTTCCAGGTCAGGCCGAACCAGCAGAGCAAGGAGCAGGCGTACATCCAGCGCAACATCGACGCGACACGAAAAGCCTACGGAGTCGATACGGCGAAGGTCACGGAGTACAGCGCCAAGACCGACACCGACGCCTCCGTGCTGCAGACCGAGGCGTCGGCCATCCCCGGCATGCGCCTGCTCGACCCGAGCCTGCTGTCGCCGACGTTCCAGCAGAAGCAGCAGATCCGCGGCTACTACCAGTTCCCCGAGCAGCTCGACATCGACAGGTATCCCGTCGACGGCAAGCCGCGCGACACGGTGGTGGCGGTCCGCGAGATCGGCCGCCCGCCGGAGGGGCAGCGCAACTGGATCAACGACCACCTCGTCTACACGCACGGCTTCGGCTTCGTCGCCGCGCCCGGCAACAAGGTGGACAGCAGCGGCCTGCCGGTGTTCAGCGAGCGCGACATCCCGCCGGTGGGCGACCTCGGCGACTACGAGCCCCGTATCTACTTCGGTGAGAACTCGCCCGACTACTCGATCGTCGGCGGGCCCAAGTCGGCAAGGCCGATCGAGCTGGACTACCCGCAGCAGGGACAGGCGGGCGCCGACCAGAACAACACCGGCCAGGTGAACAACACCTACGAGGGCAAGGGCGGCGTCTCGATCGGCAACTTCTTCCGCCGCCTGCTCTACGCGGTGAAGTACGGCGAGACCAACCTGCTGCTCAACTCGAACATCAACGACGAGTCCCGCATCCTCTACAACCGCGAGCCGGTGCAGCGCATCCAGCAGGTCGCGCCGTTCCTCACGCTCGACCGCGACCCGTACCCGGCCGTGGTGGACGGGCGCATCGTGTGGATCGTGGACGCGTACACGACGTCCGACTCCTACCCCTACTCCGAGCGCAAGAGCCTGGAGTCGCTCACCACCGACGTGCAGTCGAGCCGCCTCGGCGTGCCGCAGGTGCCCAGGGACGAGATCAACTACATCCGCAACTCGGTGAAGGCGACCGTGGACGCCTACGACGGCACGGTCACCCTGTACGCCTGGGACGAGTCCGACCCGGTGCTCAAGACGTGGGAGAAGGCCTTCGGCGGGGTCGTCAAGCCGGCCTCGCAGATCACCCCGGGGCTGCGCGCGCACCTGCGCTACCCGGCCGACCTGTTCAAGGCGCAGCGGGAGATCCTCACCTCCTACCACGTCACCGACGCCAACGCGTTCTTCAGCGGCCAGGACTTCTGGAAGGTCCCCGAGGACCCGGCGACCGGCAAGAGCAAGCAGCCGCCCTACTACGTGACGATGAAGATGCCCGGCAGCGAGACCGAGCGCTTCTCGCTGACGACCACGTTCGTGCCCAACCAGCGGCAGAACATGGCGGCGTTCATGGCGGTCGACGCGACGGCCTCCGGACCGAACCCGCCGCTGGAGATCCTCCAGTTGCCGAGCACGACCGCGATCCAGGGTCCGCCACAGGCGCAGAACCTGTTCGAGTCGAACACCACGGTGTCGACCGAGCTCAACCTGCTGCGCGGCGGCGGCACCGACGTGCTGTACGGCAACCTGCTCACGCTGCCCTTCGGCGGCGGCCTCCTGTACGTCGAACCGGTCTACATCCAGCCGCGTGCGGAGACCTCGGGCAAGTATCCGACCCTCCGCCGGGTGCTGGTGCTGTACGGCGAGAAGGTCGGCTTCGGGCCGACGCTCAGCAACGCGCTCGAGCAGGTGTTCGGCGGCACGGTGGCGACGCCGCCGGACCAGACGCCCGACCAGACGGCGAACCAGCCTCCCGGTCAGGTGACCCCGCCGGAGAGCACGTCCGCGCTGACGTCGGCGCTCGACCGGGCCCAGCAGGCGTACGACGACTCGCAGAAGGCGCTGTCGGCGAACCCGCCCGACTGGAAGGCGTACGGCGACGCCCAGGCGTCGCTGAAGAAGGCGCTGGACGACCTGGCCAAGCTCAAGACCGGGACCTCCCAGACCCCGGCCCCGAGCGCCAGTCCGAGCGCGAGCGGGAGTCCGCCGGCCGGTGCGACTCCCAGCCCGGCACCGAGCGGCTGA
- a CDS encoding PDZ domain-containing protein — MSRRALTLLVAGFLALALAVIGAMLPVPYVVLSPGPTENTIGDVKGKPVITISGHETYPTQGRLSLVTVAYQGGPDNRLDLLTALRGWLDPTVAVVPEETLFPKSTSAEQVQEQNTQEMTDSQQSATAAALNALKIPIEKVITVAGTDKGTPADGKLKPGDEITAVDGKTVGELSSVASSVQSRKPGEQVTFTVKRAGASTQVQVGTVAGTDGKAKVGVQMRSGYRFPFKVDISVGEVGGPSAGLMFSLGIYDKLTPGALTGGMSIAGTGTIDPAGQVGPIGGIEQKMVGARRAGATVFLTPAGNCADAVKAVPAGLRLVRVETLDGAIKAIDALRDHKGEVPACPAG; from the coding sequence ATGTCCCGACGCGCTCTGACCCTGCTGGTCGCGGGATTCCTCGCGCTCGCACTGGCCGTGATCGGCGCCATGCTGCCGGTGCCGTACGTCGTGCTGAGCCCCGGCCCCACCGAGAACACGATCGGGGACGTCAAGGGGAAACCGGTCATCACGATCTCGGGCCATGAGACCTATCCGACGCAGGGCAGGCTGAGCCTGGTCACCGTCGCCTACCAGGGCGGGCCCGACAACCGTCTCGACCTGCTCACCGCGCTGCGCGGCTGGCTCGACCCGACGGTCGCCGTGGTGCCGGAGGAGACGCTGTTCCCGAAGTCCACCTCGGCCGAGCAGGTCCAGGAGCAGAACACACAGGAGATGACCGACTCGCAGCAGTCGGCCACCGCCGCCGCGCTGAACGCCCTCAAGATCCCCATCGAGAAGGTGATCACGGTCGCCGGGACCGACAAGGGCACGCCGGCCGACGGCAAGCTCAAGCCGGGCGACGAGATCACGGCGGTGGACGGCAAGACGGTGGGCGAGCTCTCGTCCGTCGCCTCGTCCGTGCAGAGCCGCAAGCCCGGCGAGCAGGTGACGTTCACGGTCAAGCGCGCCGGAGCCTCGACGCAGGTGCAGGTCGGCACCGTGGCGGGCACGGACGGCAAGGCCAAGGTCGGCGTGCAGATGCGTTCGGGCTACCGGTTCCCGTTCAAGGTCGACATCAGCGTCGGCGAGGTCGGCGGGCCGAGCGCGGGCCTGATGTTCTCGCTGGGCATCTACGACAAGCTGACGCCGGGGGCGCTCACCGGAGGCATGTCGATCGCGGGCACCGGGACGATCGACCCGGCAGGCCAGGTCGGCCCGATCGGCGGGATCGAGCAGAAGATGGTCGGCGCGCGCCGGGCCGGGGCGACCGTCTTCCTCACGCCCGCGGGCAACTGCGCCGACGCCGTCAAGGCCGTGCCCGCGGGGCTGCGCCTGGTGCGGGTCGAGACGCTGGACGGCGCGATCAAGGCGATCGACGCCCTGCGCGATCACAAGGGCGAGGTCCCCGCCTGCCCGGCAGGCTGA
- a CDS encoding NAD-dependent epimerase/dehydratase family protein: MPTSKRLRPPVVAVTGAASGLGRAFLAKVASSADFRRVVAIDEQRGDTPDVTWRVLDIRDPLLANRISDVDVLVHLGTDESLDTDPAERRRYNLRAAQTVLTACAAARVRRVVLVTSAMVYGAAADNPVPLPEDAPVAAEPDTGLVGDHLEIEALVRRSLRAHPGLEVTVLRPAALVGPGVDTVITRHFEAPRLLVVKGCLPRWQFCHVDDLVSALEAAALGRVGGVVAVGSEGWLEMEQVEEISGLKRFELPAGLTFGTAQRLHRLGITPTAATDLHYVVYPWVVDGVALREAGWKPAWTNEAALRELLELCEGRHAVVGRRLSGKEATITAAGATVAVIGTAAIVRAARRKRRT, from the coding sequence GTGCCTACCTCGAAACGCCTGCGTCCCCCCGTCGTCGCCGTCACCGGCGCCGCCTCCGGTCTCGGCCGGGCGTTCCTCGCGAAAGTGGCCTCGTCTGCGGATTTCCGCCGCGTGGTGGCCATCGACGAGCAGCGCGGCGACACCCCGGACGTCACCTGGCGGGTCCTCGACATTCGCGATCCGCTCTTGGCGAACCGGATCTCCGATGTGGACGTCCTGGTGCATCTCGGCACGGACGAGTCGCTCGACACCGACCCCGCCGAGCGCCGCCGCTACAACCTGCGGGCCGCCCAGACCGTGCTCACGGCCTGCGCCGCGGCCCGGGTGCGGCGGGTCGTGCTGGTGACGAGCGCGATGGTGTACGGCGCCGCCGCCGACAACCCGGTGCCCCTGCCCGAGGACGCCCCGGTCGCGGCCGAGCCCGACACCGGCCTGGTGGGCGACCACCTGGAGATCGAGGCCCTGGTGCGGCGGTCGCTGCGGGCGCATCCCGGCCTGGAGGTGACCGTGCTGCGGCCCGCCGCCCTGGTCGGGCCGGGCGTCGACACGGTCATCACCCGCCACTTCGAGGCGCCGCGGCTGCTCGTGGTGAAGGGCTGCCTGCCGCGCTGGCAGTTCTGCCACGTCGACGACCTGGTGTCCGCGCTGGAGGCCGCCGCCCTGGGCCGGGTCGGCGGGGTCGTGGCGGTCGGCTCCGAGGGGTGGCTGGAGATGGAGCAGGTGGAGGAGATCTCCGGCCTGAAGCGGTTCGAGCTGCCGGCGGGGCTGACGTTCGGCACCGCGCAGCGGCTGCACCGGCTCGGCATCACGCCGACGGCCGCGACCGACCTGCACTACGTGGTCTATCCCTGGGTGGTCGACGGCGTGGCGCTGCGGGAGGCGGGCTGGAAGCCGGCCTGGACCAACGAGGCCGCGCTGCGGGAGCTGCTCGAACTGTGCGAGGGCAGGCACGCGGTCGTCGGCCGCCGCCTGTCGGGCAAGGAGGCCACGATCACCGCGGCGGGTGCGACCGTCGCGGTCATCGGCACGGCCGCGATCGTCCGGGCCGCACGCCGCAAGCGCCGCACCTGA
- a CDS encoding NUDIX hydrolase, protein MSLHRDAQAVLAGWVAPTPEEERLREEFLTHLRAHEDAMWRECAPGHLTATTAVLSHDGERVLLTLHPKAGMWLPMGGHCETSDTTLAQVALREATEESGISGLTLLGGPLALDRHKVWCHPPHSWHLDVEYGAVAPPGAEAVISDESLDLRWFPVEEIPELSDEATRRLARRARSLCRTA, encoded by the coding sequence GTGAGCCTGCATCGTGACGCGCAAGCCGTACTGGCCGGATGGGTCGCGCCCACCCCCGAGGAGGAGCGGCTCCGCGAGGAGTTCCTGACGCACCTGCGCGCCCACGAGGACGCGATGTGGCGCGAGTGCGCTCCCGGCCACCTCACGGCGACGACCGCCGTCCTGTCACACGACGGCGAACGCGTGCTGCTGACCCTGCACCCCAAGGCCGGGATGTGGCTGCCGATGGGCGGGCACTGCGAGACGTCCGACACCACGCTCGCACAGGTCGCCCTGCGCGAGGCCACCGAGGAGTCGGGCATCTCCGGGCTGACCCTGCTGGGCGGGCCGCTCGCGCTCGACCGGCACAAGGTGTGGTGCCACCCGCCGCACAGCTGGCATCTCGACGTCGAGTACGGCGCGGTCGCGCCTCCCGGCGCCGAGGCGGTGATCAGCGACGAGTCCCTCGACCTGCGCTGGTTCCCCGTGGAGGAGATCCCGGAGCTGAGCGACGAGGCGACGCGGCGGCTGGCCCGCCGCGCCCGGTCGCTGTGCCGTACCGCCTGA
- a CDS encoding zinc-dependent metalloprotease — translation MTDLPGRENDPNDNPFAMFGSPEQIAAAMRQFADMLSASPEAGPVNWDMAKNIARHAVVAEGDPSVMEGERRQIVEALNLADLWLNEVTTLPSGVTTPQAWSRSEWIEKTIPVWKQLCDPVAAQMVETMGGTLGGAGLPPEAQAVAGPLMGMLRQMGSMMVGQQIGQALGSLAREVVGSSDIGLPLSDTAALLPGGVAAFSSGLETPSDEIRLYLALREAAHHRLFQHVPWLRAHLLGAVEEYAQGITVDVSALQEKLEGLDLSDPERIQEVLGGGELLKPEETERQKAALTRLETALALVEGWVATVVDTAAEGKLPSAAALAETVRRRRATGGPAERTFATLVGLELRPRRLREAAALWRALEAARGIEGRDAVWGHPDLMPTADDLDNPESFVKGEAEWDLSALEEPKEPGEHKEPGSGDETGEESGK, via the coding sequence GTGACTGACCTGCCAGGTCGCGAAAACGACCCCAACGACAACCCGTTCGCCATGTTCGGCAGCCCGGAGCAGATCGCCGCGGCCATGCGGCAGTTCGCCGACATGCTGTCGGCCTCACCGGAGGCCGGTCCCGTCAACTGGGACATGGCGAAGAACATCGCACGGCACGCCGTGGTCGCCGAGGGCGATCCGAGCGTCATGGAGGGCGAGCGACGGCAGATCGTCGAGGCCCTCAACCTGGCCGACCTGTGGCTCAACGAGGTGACCACGCTGCCGAGCGGCGTGACCACCCCGCAGGCCTGGAGCCGGTCGGAGTGGATCGAGAAGACGATCCCGGTCTGGAAGCAGCTGTGCGATCCCGTCGCCGCCCAGATGGTCGAGACGATGGGCGGCACGCTCGGCGGGGCGGGCCTGCCGCCCGAGGCGCAGGCCGTGGCCGGGCCGCTCATGGGCATGCTCCGGCAGATGGGCAGCATGATGGTCGGCCAGCAGATCGGCCAGGCCCTCGGCTCGCTCGCCCGCGAGGTGGTCGGCTCCTCCGACATCGGCCTGCCGCTGTCGGACACCGCCGCCCTGCTGCCCGGAGGCGTGGCCGCCTTCAGCAGCGGCCTTGAGACGCCCTCCGACGAGATCCGCCTCTACCTGGCGCTGCGCGAGGCGGCGCACCACCGGCTCTTCCAGCACGTGCCGTGGCTGCGGGCGCACCTGCTCGGCGCGGTCGAGGAGTACGCCCAGGGCATCACGGTGGACGTGTCCGCCCTCCAGGAGAAGCTCGAAGGGCTCGACCTCAGCGACCCCGAGCGGATCCAGGAGGTCCTGGGCGGCGGCGAGCTGCTCAAGCCCGAGGAGACCGAGCGGCAGAAGGCCGCGCTCACCCGGCTGGAGACCGCGCTCGCGCTGGTCGAGGGCTGGGTGGCCACGGTGGTCGACACCGCCGCCGAGGGCAAGCTCCCGTCCGCCGCGGCGCTGGCCGAGACCGTACGGCGCCGCCGCGCCACGGGCGGCCCGGCCGAGCGCACCTTCGCCACCCTGGTGGGCCTGGAGCTGCGCCCGCGACGGCTGCGTGAGGCGGCCGCCCTGTGGAGGGCACTGGAGGCCGCGCGCGGGATCGAGGGCAGGGACGCCGTCTGGGGTCACCCCGACCTCATGCCCACCGCGGACGACCTGGACAACCCCGAGTCGTTCGTGAAGGGCGAGGCCGAGTGGGACCTGTCCGCGCTGGAGGAGCCCAAGGAGCCTGGGGAGCACAAGGAGCCCGGCTCGGGTGACGAGACAGGCGAGGAGTCCGGCAAGTAA
- a CDS encoding molybdenum cofactor biosynthesis protein MoaE gives MDVIRLLGIRDTPLSVDEVLGAVEDNAAGGTAVFVGTVREQDGGRPVTLLSYSAHPSAEEHLRRVAEKVAADFPVTALAAVHRVGDLRLGEIAVVVAAACPHRGEAFEACRRLIDDLKHEVPIWKHQVFADGDAEWVGACD, from the coding sequence GTGGACGTCATCCGATTGCTGGGCATTCGCGACACCCCGTTGTCCGTGGACGAGGTGCTGGGCGCGGTGGAGGACAACGCCGCCGGGGGCACCGCGGTCTTCGTCGGCACCGTGCGCGAGCAGGACGGCGGCAGGCCGGTGACGCTCCTGTCCTACTCGGCGCACCCGTCCGCGGAGGAGCATCTGCGCAGGGTCGCGGAGAAGGTCGCGGCGGACTTCCCGGTGACCGCCCTGGCGGCCGTCCACCGGGTGGGCGACCTGCGCCTGGGGGAGATCGCCGTCGTCGTGGCGGCCGCCTGTCCCCACCGGGGCGAGGCGTTCGAGGCCTGCCGCAGGCTGATCGACGACCTCAAGCACGAGGTGCCCATCTGGAAGCACCAGGTGTTCGCCGACGGGGACGCCGAGTGGGTCGGCGCCTGCGACTGA
- a CDS encoding endonuclease/exonuclease/phosphatase family protein: protein MTKLDVGGEIVSPPRRRLRVSPRTAWIVVAPFAVWAAARLAGADGAVPLGGVGVALMTGTPYVAATSLLAVAIARAARRTAVIVVAVAASVLLAAVVLPRAAGSAPTVTGPPLRILTVNLFFGAGDAATVVDLVRRLRPDVLTTQELTHEAVEALDAAGVARLLPYRHLEDGPGPSGSGIYARHPLSAAPDFVREGGHHMPRARLALPSGPPVEIVDVHTLAPLNAPYTAQWEADLAALPAASPGVVRVLAGDFNASLDHAALRAVLGRGYADAADATGDGLTATWPANRWFPPLITIDHVLYDQRASAVRTGVHRVAGSDHLAFYAELRLPGRI from the coding sequence ATGACCAAGCTGGACGTGGGCGGCGAGATCGTCTCTCCCCCGCGCCGGAGGCTCCGGGTCTCCCCCCGGACGGCGTGGATCGTGGTGGCGCCGTTCGCGGTCTGGGCGGCGGCCCGGCTCGCCGGGGCCGACGGCGCCGTCCCCCTTGGCGGAGTGGGCGTGGCGCTGATGACGGGCACGCCCTACGTCGCGGCCACATCGCTCCTGGCGGTGGCGATCGCGCGGGCCGCCCGCCGTACGGCCGTGATCGTGGTGGCGGTGGCGGCATCGGTCCTGCTGGCGGCCGTGGTCCTGCCCCGCGCGGCCGGCTCGGCCCCCACCGTCACGGGACCGCCGCTGCGGATCCTCACGGTCAACCTCTTTTTCGGCGCGGGCGATGCCGCGACCGTGGTGGATCTCGTACGCCGGCTCCGGCCGGACGTGCTCACCACCCAGGAGCTCACTCACGAGGCCGTCGAGGCGCTGGACGCGGCGGGCGTGGCGCGCCTGCTGCCCTACCGGCACCTGGAGGACGGGCCCGGGCCCTCGGGCAGCGGGATCTACGCGCGTCATCCCCTCAGCGCGGCGCCCGACTTCGTGCGCGAGGGCGGCCACCACATGCCGAGGGCCCGGCTCGCCCTGCCGTCCGGCCCGCCCGTGGAGATCGTCGACGTGCACACGCTCGCGCCCTTGAACGCTCCCTACACGGCTCAGTGGGAGGCCGATCTCGCGGCGCTCCCGGCCGCGTCCCCCGGCGTCGTACGGGTCCTGGCGGGCGACTTCAACGCGAGCCTCGATCACGCCGCGCTGCGCGCGGTGCTCGGGCGGGGCTACGCGGACGCGGCCGACGCGACCGGCGACGGCCTGACCGCCACCTGGCCCGCGAACCGGTGGTTCCCGCCGTTGATCACGATCGACCACGTGCTGTACGACCAGCGGGCGTCGGCCGTGCGCACCGGCGTCCACAGGGTCGCGGGCAGCGACCACCTGGCGTTCTACGCCGAGCTTCGCCTGCCCGGACGGATATGA
- a CDS encoding M48 family metallopeptidase, translating into MPPETVEVRRSARRRRTVSAYRDGDKTIVLLPAGLSTTDEEQWVRRMLDRLAAKEQRRRPSDDDLLERATELSARYLDGKAVPASVRWVENQLHRWGSCTPDHGTIRLSARLRGMPAWVVDYVIMHELVHLLVPSHGPRFWALVERYPRAERARGFLEGFSMAANGAPEEC; encoded by the coding sequence GTGCCCCCCGAGACAGTCGAGGTTCGTCGGAGCGCACGACGGCGGCGAACCGTTTCCGCGTACCGCGATGGCGACAAGACCATCGTGCTGCTTCCGGCTGGTCTGAGCACGACCGACGAGGAGCAGTGGGTACGCCGCATGCTCGACCGCCTTGCGGCCAAGGAGCAGCGAAGACGCCCGAGCGACGACGACCTGCTCGAGCGGGCGACGGAGCTTTCGGCGCGCTATCTGGACGGCAAGGCCGTGCCGGCGAGTGTCCGCTGGGTGGAGAACCAGCTGCACAGGTGGGGGTCGTGCACCCCCGACCACGGCACGATCAGGTTGTCGGCCCGGCTGCGGGGCATGCCTGCCTGGGTGGTCGACTACGTCATCATGCACGAGCTGGTCCACCTGCTCGTGCCCAGCCACGGCCCGCGCTTCTGGGCCCTCGTGGAGCGCTATCCGCGGGCGGAACGTGCCAGGGGTTTCCTCGAAGGATTCTCCATGGCCGCCAACGGCGCGCCGGAGGAGTGTTGA
- a CDS encoding ThiF family adenylyltransferase produces MRPRLKPVLRRVERDGRTLQFGVHPLRAVVLTGVEPPVRRLIDGLDGARTLRQAVASSGLDEASALEVVARLAAHGLIEDAAARPEPLADLPLAERDRLRPDLDRLALTSTDGGMSAMSARRAARIRVYGAGRVGARVVTLLAAAGVGHICVVDPGTATWGDVVPGGLGRAETGTTREEAAVLAARRISPAVNAWPGRAASRLSDGGVRPDLVILAPADPLDATLVHEIVAEGVPHLLVCAFEGHGSVGPFVVPGLTACLRCLDLGRRDRDPSWPLVGARLGGYPAGEIACDVVLSCLVAAQAAGQALAYLDEGRVPGGLLEVSPGWRWRHRACEPHPDCGCVPGDATGAAAVPRAPAA; encoded by the coding sequence ATGAGACCTCGACTCAAGCCGGTTTTGCGCCGGGTCGAACGGGACGGCCGCACGCTGCAGTTCGGCGTCCATCCGCTCCGGGCCGTCGTGCTGACCGGCGTCGAGCCGCCCGTGCGCCGCCTGATCGACGGCCTCGACGGCGCCCGCACCCTGCGGCAGGCGGTGGCGAGCAGCGGTCTCGACGAGGCGTCCGCCCTGGAGGTGGTCGCCCGGCTCGCCGCGCACGGCCTGATCGAGGACGCCGCGGCCCGGCCGGAGCCCCTCGCCGACCTGCCGCTCGCCGAGCGCGACCGCCTCCGCCCCGATCTGGACAGGCTGGCGCTGACCTCCACCGACGGCGGCATGAGCGCGATGTCGGCGCGCAGGGCGGCGCGGATCCGCGTGTACGGCGCGGGCCGGGTCGGCGCGCGGGTCGTCACGCTGCTCGCCGCGGCGGGAGTGGGCCACATCTGCGTGGTCGATCCGGGCACCGCGACCTGGGGCGACGTGGTTCCCGGCGGGCTCGGCCGCGCGGAGACGGGGACGACCCGCGAGGAGGCCGCCGTGCTCGCGGCCCGGCGGATCTCCCCCGCCGTCAACGCCTGGCCCGGACGGGCCGCCTCCCGGCTGTCCGACGGCGGGGTGCGCCCCGACCTGGTGATCCTCGCACCCGCCGACCCGCTCGACGCCACGCTGGTCCACGAGATCGTCGCCGAGGGGGTGCCTCACCTGCTGGTCTGCGCCTTCGAGGGACACGGCTCGGTGGGGCCCTTCGTCGTCCCCGGACTCACCGCCTGCCTGCGCTGCCTCGATCTCGGCCGCCGCGACCGGGATCCGTCCTGGCCGCTCGTGGGCGCCCGGCTCGGGGGCTATCCGGCGGGCGAGATCGCCTGCGACGTGGTGCTGTCGTGCCTGGTCGCCGCGCAGGCGGCCGGTCAGGCTCTGGCCTATCTCGACGAGGGACGCGTGCCCGGCGGCCTGCTGGAGGTGTCGCCCGGGTGGCGCTGGCGGCACCGCGCCTGCGAGCCGCACCCCGACTGCGGCTGCGTCCCGGGCGACGCGACCGGCGCGGCGGCCGTGCCCCGCGCTCCCGCCGCGTGA